The following is a genomic window from Hydrogenobaculum sp. Y04AAS1.
AGATGTGTGCGAGTTTGTGGATTATGTCGCCCTAGATGTAAAAACGATAAACTATAAGCTATGCAATAGCAGCGACGGTTTTTTTAAACTAATAGATACGTTGTGCTATTTATCAAGAATAGACAAACCATTTTTGTTGAGGACTACTCTTTATCCTCCTTTTGTGGGAGAATATTTCATAAGGTATATGCTTGATGTTTTTAAAAATCTTAACATAAAAAATATAGATTGGTTTTTTAATGCTTTTGATAACAAAAATGTTTTAGAAGAAAAAGCCAAAGCCTATGCATCTACCACAAGCGAATATATCAAAAATTTGCTAAAAGATATAGAGATACCGCAAGATATACATATTCACTTTTAATTTTTATAAAAGCCCAAAAAAGGGCTTTAGGTTGTTTGATTATACTGGTCTTGCGTTAAAACCATCATCTGGTGGTGGGTTTTGGTCGCCTGGCGGTGGGGTTTGGCCAGAAGAGTATAAGCTTGTAGCTATCTTGTTGGATATATCTGTTATCTTGCTGTAAGCTTCTTCTATAACATTCTTATCGGCGGAATTTAGTGCTTGTTTGCCTTTTGATATCTCAGTTTCCGCTTCTTGGGCAAGATCTTGAGGTATCTTGTCTTTATGTTCGTTTAAAAGCTTCTCAAGGTTGTAAATAAGTGAGTCTAATCTATTTCTTGCTTCTATAAGCTCCTTGTTCTTTCTATCTTCTTCAGCATGCATTTCCGCTTCTCTTACCATCTTTTCTATGTCTTCTTTGGAAAGTCCACCGGCGGCTTGGATTTTTATAGATTGTTCTTTGCCAGTAGCTTTGTCTTTGGCGGTCACATGAAGTATACCATCAACGTCTATATCAAAGCATACTTCTATTTGTGGTACTCCTCTTGGTGCTGGTGGTATACCTGTTAGAGTAAATCTTCCAAGGGATTTGTTGTCTTTGGCCATTGGTCTTTCACCTTGTAGCACATGTATCTCTACCTCTGTTTGATTGTCTGAGGCTGTGGTAAATACTTCGCATTTTTTGTAAGGTATTGGCGTATTTCTTGGAATAAGGGTTGTCATTACGCCACCCAACGTTTCAAGACCCAAAGAAAGGGGTGTTACGTCTACAAGCAATATGTCTTTTACTTCACCAGTTATAACACCAGCTTGTATAGCAGCACCAACCGCCACTACTTCATCTGGATTTACACCTTTGTGAGGCTCTTTGCCAAAGAATTCTTTTATCTTTTGTTGAACTAGAGGTATACGTGTAGAACCACCTACTAAGACTACTTCGTTTATATCTCTTGGAGTTAGCTTTGCATCTTCTAAGGCTCTTTTTACTATCTCCATAGTTCTATCTATGAGGTCTTTTATCATCTCTTCTAATCTCGCTCTGGTGAGTTTTTTCTGTAGGTGCATAGGTTGTTTGGTATCTGGGTCTATGGTTATAAATGGTAGGTTTATTTCCGTTTCCATCTTGAAAGAAAGCTCTTTTTTAGCTTGTTCTGAAGCTTCTTTTAGACGTTGGAGTGCTGTTTTATCGTTTTTAAGATCGATGTTGGTTTCTTTTTTAAACTCAGAGATAAGCCATTCCATTATACGCTCATCTATGTTAGCACCACCCAAATGCGTATCGCCGTTTGTGGCTTTTACCTCTATAACACCGTCTCCACCTTCTAGTATAGATACGTCAAAAGTACCACCACCAAAGTCATATACCAATATTTTTACATCTGCTTGTTTATCAAGTCCATAGGCCAGAGCTGCCGCTGTTGGTTCATTTAATATTCTTTGAACTTCTAAACCTGCTATAGCTCCGGCGTCTTTTGTAGCTTGACGTTGGCGTTCGTTAAAATAAGCTGGTACTGTTATAACCGCTTTTGTGATCTTTTCACCAAGGTAGGACTCGGCTGCTTCTTTTAGTTTTTTGAGCACTTGAGCCCCTATTTCTTCGGGTCTTACCTTTCTTCCTATGTTTGGTATGTCAAAAGCTGCATCTTGTTTGTCATCTGGTACCACCTTGTAAGATACCCTTTTCGCCTCATCTAAAACCTCGTCGTATTTTCTACCTATAAATCTTTTAGATTCGTATATAGTGTTTTCTGGGTCTAATACTGCTCTTCTTTTGGCTGGATCACCTACCAAAACTTCCTTTTCTTTTGTGTATGAAACTATTGAAGGAGTCAACCTAGCTCCTTCTTGGTTTGCTATAACCACCGGCTCACCACCTATCATTATAGCCACAACAGAGTTTGTAGTTCCAAGGTCTATACCTAATACTTTTTCTGCCATACGTTTTTACCTCCTGCTTTAATATACTATTATAATAAAACTTAAGTATAATTTTGTCAAGTTTTTTTAGTATGTTTATAATATGCTAAAAGCCAAATACTTTAAAACAGAAAGTAAATATTATCTTAAGTATTTGTTTTATCAGCTTTTTAGAAAAAAGTTATAATAAAAGTTATGCAAGAAAATTTCGATAAGGAAGAGATCAAAGGGCAGGAAAAAGCTAACCCAGATCTAAGCACTATATACGTTGGTAAAGATGCTATAAATGAATAATAATAAGATATTAAACGATATATTTAAATACAAAAATATAGCTCTATGGTTTTTTCTGGCTTTTGCATTTATATTTTTTAGCTTAGGTTTAAATTTGTTTTATATAAACAAATACAAAGAAAACACTATCAAAGAAGCAAAAGTTGACTTAAGAAATAATCTATATACGTTAAAAAATCACATAATCAATGAAAATAGATTAGAGTATTACTTTATGCAAAATATCAAGTATATAATAAATAAATTTGGTATCGATAAAGCTATACATATTATTCAGAGGAACTTTGACAGCAAGAATAGATTGTTTTTTGTAATAGATAAAAATCTCAATCCCATCGGACATAGATATACACCAAATGAAATATCCATATATCAAAAAGCGCTTTCTAATAAAAGAATAAAAAACGCCGTTTATAACTGTGTTTTATCTAATAAATACTGTTTTACGACAGCTTTCAATGTGGGCGAAGATTACTTCATATTTACCATCTTACCCATAAACAAGACTTCATATCTTCTTCAAATACACAAACCTCCTCTTTACATATACGCTTCTTCTACAACAGGTTTTTCTTACGGGGTTTTGCTTCCAAACGGTGTCATAAACGCTCATATACCTATTTTGTCTAAAAGCCAAATACACAAACCTCTTTATGATTTTATAACATCTTATAAAAACCTAGGTTTCGCCCTTGTAAGATACAAATCTCCTATAGATGGTGAGCCAAAACTTGCAGCTATCACAAGACTTGATCTTGTGGCTGGTAAAGTTATATATCCTTATGTATCCGCTTCTCTTCCTTTTGTGTTAAAAGGTTATTACACCAATTTAAGAGCCGTCTTTTTGCCCTGGTTTATATTTGGCGTTATCATACTTGGTTTTATAGCTTTTATAATCAAGAAGACCAAAAATGAATATCTTTTGAATCAGGAAAGATACTTTTATGAGGTGTTGTTTGATAAATATTCTCTTCCGTTACTCCTTATAGACGAAGATGGAAAGATTTTAAAGGTAAATGAACCAGCGTTAAAGCTGTACGGCTATTCTAAAGAAGAGATTAAAAATATGTATTTATATGAACTTGAAGGAGTGCCAAAAGAGGAATCGGAAAGGTTGTTAAGAAATATAATACATGGTGATTTAAAAAGTTTTGAATTTATTCATGTTGCTAAAAGCGGCAAAAAGATAAACGTAGAAGTTTATGTAAACAAGCTAAGTATGGAAAATAAAACATACATCTTATATACCGTATTTGATATTTCTGAGAAAGTATTGTTGGCTAAACTTTTTGATATGTTAAAAGAGGTAAACACTATACTGATAAGTGTGGAACTAGAGAGCGAACTATTAAACGGCATAGCAGAGACCATTATAATGTTTGATTTTGACTGCGTTGAGATATTTAAAGTAAAACAAAAAGACAATCTTGAACTTATGTTAAAATCTGGAACACCTATTGAAGATATCAGCTTAGAAGAGGAAAAAAGAGCTTTGCTTAGCAAATCTATCACTTTACAATCTAAACCTACGTATTCTAAGGCATCTATACCAATACTTTCTCACAATGAAAATGAAGTTGTTTATATTATTAGCATATATAAAAAAGAATTTCAATTCTTTGATAATTATCATATTGTTAGCATACTTGAAGAGCTTGAGAAAGACATATCTTTTGCTCTGAAAAAAATCTTGGAAGAGCAAAATAGCCTCATATTAAGAAAAGCCTTAGAAAACTCTAAAGGCTGGGTGCTTATAACGGATGAAGAAGGTTATATCCTATATGCAAATCAAATGGTATGTGAAATATCTTTGTACTCTTGCGAAGAGGTAATAGGTAGAAAACCAAATATATTTAAATCTGGTTATCACGATAACGATTTTTATAAAAGATTATGGCGGACAATAAAATCTGGCGGTACTTTT
Proteins encoded in this region:
- the dnaK gene encoding molecular chaperone DnaK, whose protein sequence is MAEKVLGIDLGTTNSVVAIMIGGEPVVIANQEGARLTPSIVSYTKEKEVLVGDPAKRRAVLDPENTIYESKRFIGRKYDEVLDEAKRVSYKVVPDDKQDAAFDIPNIGRKVRPEEIGAQVLKKLKEAAESYLGEKITKAVITVPAYFNERQRQATKDAGAIAGLEVQRILNEPTAAALAYGLDKQADVKILVYDFGGGTFDVSILEGGDGVIEVKATNGDTHLGGANIDERIMEWLISEFKKETNIDLKNDKTALQRLKEASEQAKKELSFKMETEINLPFITIDPDTKQPMHLQKKLTRARLEEMIKDLIDRTMEIVKRALEDAKLTPRDINEVVLVGGSTRIPLVQQKIKEFFGKEPHKGVNPDEVVAVGAAIQAGVITGEVKDILLVDVTPLSLGLETLGGVMTTLIPRNTPIPYKKCEVFTTASDNQTEVEIHVLQGERPMAKDNKSLGRFTLTGIPPAPRGVPQIEVCFDIDVDGILHVTAKDKATGKEQSIKIQAAGGLSKEDIEKMVREAEMHAEEDRKNKELIEARNRLDSLIYNLEKLLNEHKDKIPQDLAQEAETEISKGKQALNSADKNVIEEAYSKITDISNKIATSLYSSGQTPPPGDQNPPPDDGFNARPV
- a CDS encoding anaerobic ribonucleoside-triphosphate reductase activating protein, with amino-acid sequence MIYGIQKTSFVDCSGVPSRGIQPSLCTVLFFGGCNLRCPYCHNKDIVLKNTEPLDTDEVFELLISRKHLIEWVCISGGEPTIYEDKLVDFVKNLKTAGFKIKLDTNGTKPLVIKDVCEFVDYVALDVKTINYKLCNSSDGFFKLIDTLCYLSRIDKPFLLRTTLYPPFVGEYFIRYMLDVFKNLNIKNIDWFFNAFDNKNVLEEKAKAYASTTSEYIKNLLKDIEIPQDIHIHF
- a CDS encoding EAL domain-containing protein — encoded protein: MNNNKILNDIFKYKNIALWFFLAFAFIFFSLGLNLFYINKYKENTIKEAKVDLRNNLYTLKNHIINENRLEYYFMQNIKYIINKFGIDKAIHIIQRNFDSKNRLFFVIDKNLNPIGHRYTPNEISIYQKALSNKRIKNAVYNCVLSNKYCFTTAFNVGEDYFIFTILPINKTSYLLQIHKPPLYIYASSTTGFSYGVLLPNGVINAHIPILSKSQIHKPLYDFITSYKNLGFALVRYKSPIDGEPKLAAITRLDLVAGKVIYPYVSASLPFVLKGYYTNLRAVFLPWFIFGVIILGFIAFIIKKTKNEYLLNQERYFYEVLFDKYSLPLLLIDEDGKILKVNEPALKLYGYSKEEIKNMYLYELEGVPKEESERLLRNIIHGDLKSFEFIHVAKSGKKINVEVYVNKLSMENKTYILYTVFDISEKVLLAKLFDMLKEVNTILISVELESELLNGIAETIIMFDFDCVEIFKVKQKDNLELMLKSGTPIEDISLEEEKRALLSKSITLQSKPTYSKASIPILSHNENEVVYIISIYKKEFQFFDNYHIVSILEELEKDISFALKKILEEQNSLILRKALENSKGWVLITDEEGYILYANQMVCEISLYSCEEVIGRKPNIFKSGYHDNDFYKRLWRTIKSGGTFESIFYNKKKNGEIFILEESIIPVTLKDGTIRYITIAKDITQEVELEKKLERFSFMDSATGLLNINGFSKAINDRLEYLKNQSKKGALILLDIYGFSILNQIYGFNKADEIVKKVANMLKELLEPEDVIIAKIGPDEFGIFKDIEKEEDLFAFVDKINDIFASGIEIELDNFRKLDKLHINMGISLYDEDGDSFEKLYERASLALQEAKKDGEGKYRFFSKDIDIVVKRYVEAQELVERALDKGLFKFFYQPYFDIKTKDFVGFEALIRIIDEDGSIISPYKFIDYLESSSYFLNRFQEVFLKMVESDMNTFISKAKSHFSSAFNISANSFKDDIFMSKLIGLCHKFEDKLVIEITERMLLSDFEKAKEILRNIRSVGSKVALDDFGTYYSSLSYVKNVELDIIKIDISFIKDIVFDKRSLAVVKAIINLAKALDIKTIAEGVEKEEQYNLLKEAGCDIAQGYLFAKPMPIEEAVKYII